The Burkholderia cepacia genome includes a region encoding these proteins:
- a CDS encoding ferritin-like domain-containing protein has protein sequence MDTKTTHVMPWRIEDIDLNRIDRQRAAANEDLLLLLCASSFIESGSDLYTSNLSQFFNDDPEVSAWLNNAWEHEELQHGRALKAYIAHVWPEFDWDTAFANFFAEYSKTCKVEAFEKTRALEMVARCVVETGTATLYRAINECSDEPVLKEITDNIRTDEVRHYKHFFKFFKKYNQLEGNGRLAVLGALARRVMEIKNEDSEIALRHVFAVRYPDRVGDSQYNRERAARISTLVRRNLSADMCVKMLLKPLDLPAKIQPGVHYPLTKITRHVFLR, from the coding sequence ATGGACACCAAAACGACGCATGTGATGCCGTGGCGCATCGAGGACATCGACCTGAACCGGATCGATCGTCAGCGTGCCGCCGCGAACGAGGATCTGTTGCTGCTGCTGTGCGCGTCGTCGTTCATCGAAAGCGGCTCGGATCTCTACACGAGCAATCTGAGCCAGTTCTTCAACGACGATCCGGAAGTCTCCGCATGGCTCAACAATGCATGGGAGCACGAAGAATTGCAGCACGGGCGCGCGCTGAAGGCGTACATCGCGCACGTGTGGCCCGAGTTCGACTGGGATACCGCGTTCGCGAATTTCTTCGCCGAGTATTCGAAGACGTGCAAGGTCGAGGCATTCGAGAAGACCCGCGCGCTCGAGATGGTCGCGCGCTGCGTCGTCGAGACGGGCACGGCCACGCTCTATCGCGCGATCAACGAATGCTCGGACGAGCCCGTGCTGAAGGAAATCACCGACAACATCCGCACGGACGAGGTGCGTCATTACAAGCACTTCTTCAAGTTCTTCAAGAAATACAACCAGCTCGAGGGCAATGGCCGGCTCGCGGTGCTCGGCGCGCTGGCGCGCCGCGTGATGGAAATCAAGAACGAGGATTCCGAGATCGCGTTGCGCCACGTGTTCGCGGTCCGCTATCCGGATCGTGTCGGCGACAGCCAGTACAACCGCGAGCGCGCCGCGCGCATCAGTACGCTCGTCCGGCGCAACCTGTCGGCCGACATGTGCGTGAAGATGCTGCTCAAGCCGCTCGACCTGCCCGCGAAGATCCAGCCGGGCGTCCACTATCCGCTCACGAAGATCACGCGGCACGTGTTCCTGCGCTGA
- a CDS encoding c-type cytochrome, translated as MESRVSSRRLFRPLLAVLMFGGAGLMSAAQAQTKPTEQAHAQQAPLKAPDTMAERVRGCTACHGVHGQGTDNDYFPRLAGKPAEYLYNQLVNFRDGRRKYPPMNYLLTYLNDDYLREMAEHFSAERPPYPAPAKPTLPAATLARGKQLVTQGDPSRKLPACVACHGATLTGMQPAIPGLVGLHADYLSAQIGAWRSGNRHAKAPDCMHEVASKLSDEDVTAVTAWLAAQPAPANPVPAPARSMKTPLACGSEPQ; from the coding sequence ATGGAGTCTCGTGTGTCTTCAAGACGCCTCTTCCGTCCGCTGCTCGCCGTTCTGATGTTCGGCGGCGCGGGCCTTATGAGCGCTGCCCAAGCGCAGACCAAGCCCACGGAGCAAGCGCACGCCCAGCAGGCGCCGCTCAAGGCACCCGATACCATGGCCGAGCGCGTGCGCGGCTGTACGGCCTGCCATGGCGTCCATGGCCAGGGCACGGACAACGACTACTTCCCGCGTCTTGCCGGCAAGCCGGCCGAGTACCTGTACAACCAGCTCGTCAACTTCCGTGACGGCCGGCGCAAGTACCCGCCGATGAACTACCTGCTGACCTACCTGAACGACGATTACCTGCGCGAGATGGCCGAGCACTTCTCGGCCGAACGCCCGCCGTATCCGGCGCCGGCGAAGCCGACGCTGCCGGCCGCGACGCTCGCGCGCGGCAAGCAGCTCGTCACGCAAGGCGACCCGTCCCGCAAGCTGCCGGCCTGCGTGGCCTGCCACGGCGCGACGCTCACCGGCATGCAGCCGGCGATCCCGGGCCTGGTCGGCCTGCACGCCGACTACCTGAGCGCGCAGATCGGTGCATGGCGCTCGGGCAACCGCCACGCGAAGGCACCCGATTGCATGCATGAAGTCGCTTCGAAGCTTTCCGACGAAGACGTGACGGCCGTGACCGCATGGCTCGCCGCGCAACCGGCGCCCGCCAACCCCGTGCCGGCTCCGGCGCGTTCGATGAAGACTCCGCTCGCCTGCGGCAGCGAACCGCAATAA
- a CDS encoding CopD family protein, giving the protein MRIDSLWIGQVALAALMDAAFAMAVGSALLKAWLGKDGARPVVAPSHPAWLRAQHSLVAAALALVLADLGWLVYEAATMSGAGLGGAFAAIPVMLTQTHTGFAWSVAFAGAVVLAIVALAKPEGPAAHAVLWLAVIVVAAGKASLGHAADTGALSAAVGVQTLHLLATAVWGGLVLAGGLAVLPALGSSVARGALIRIGQHLSRTSIVAVVFVLGTGALNAIRGLGGSLAPLDGSTWGRVLLLKLLLVALALVLGGLNRLSALPRLRRTASTEDAHTFRNILHLEALTMIGVFVAAAVLAASVPGFAALG; this is encoded by the coding sequence ATGAGGATCGACAGCTTGTGGATCGGTCAGGTCGCGCTCGCGGCGCTGATGGACGCCGCGTTCGCGATGGCGGTCGGCTCGGCGCTGCTCAAGGCATGGCTCGGCAAGGACGGTGCGCGTCCGGTCGTCGCGCCGTCCCATCCCGCGTGGCTGCGCGCGCAACATTCGCTGGTTGCGGCGGCGCTCGCGCTGGTGCTCGCGGATCTCGGCTGGCTCGTCTACGAGGCCGCGACGATGAGCGGCGCGGGGCTCGGCGGCGCGTTCGCCGCGATTCCCGTGATGCTGACGCAGACCCATACGGGCTTCGCATGGAGCGTCGCGTTCGCCGGCGCGGTAGTGCTCGCGATCGTCGCGCTGGCGAAGCCGGAAGGCCCGGCCGCGCACGCGGTGCTGTGGCTCGCGGTGATCGTGGTCGCGGCCGGCAAGGCCTCGCTCGGCCATGCGGCCGACACGGGCGCGCTGTCCGCGGCGGTCGGCGTGCAGACGCTGCACCTGCTCGCGACGGCCGTGTGGGGCGGCCTCGTGCTCGCGGGCGGGCTCGCGGTGCTGCCGGCGCTCGGTTCGTCGGTCGCGCGCGGCGCGCTGATCCGCATCGGCCAGCACCTGTCGCGCACGTCGATCGTCGCGGTCGTGTTCGTGCTCGGCACCGGCGCGCTCAATGCGATCCGCGGGCTCGGCGGGTCGCTTGCGCCGCTCGACGGCAGCACGTGGGGGCGCGTGTTGCTGCTGAAGCTGCTGCTCGTCGCGCTCGCGCTCGTGCTCGGCGGCCTGAACCGCCTCTCGGCGCTGCCGCGCCTGCGCCGCACCGCGTCGACCGAGGATGCGCACACGTTCCGCAACATCCTGCATCTCGAGGCGCTGACGATGATCGGCGTGTTCGTCGCGGCGGCCGTGCTGGCCGCGAGCGTGCCGGGCTTCGCCGCGCTCGGCTAG
- a CDS encoding c-type cytochrome, with amino-acid sequence MKRKSLFALSAVAIVAAAALVPVLWPGNDTLHGAAAVAATPADQAALIKKGEYLARVGDCIACHTVRGGKSFAGGLPMATPFGTMYTPNITPDDKDGIGKWTSDDFYRAMHTGRSKDGSLLYPGFPFASYTKVTRADSDAIYAYLRSVAPVSVPSRPHELKFPFNNRNLLIGWRTLFFKEGEYKPDPTKSVEWNRGAYLVEGLGHCSMCHTSINMMGGPVSSAAFAGGLIPLQNWYAPSLTNDKELGLGDWHVQELSDLLQAGVSNKGAVFGPMADVVHNSLQYMSDEDTRAMSTYLKSIPQKAEAPKNMQYEPSKQFGNALFDQGKKIYADNCATCHAETGAGKPPAYPPLAGNHSIMMESAVNPIRMVLNGGYPPSTFKNPRPYGMPPFAQSLSNQEVAAVVTYIRMSWGNNGTPISPQQVSDLRSAPLD; translated from the coding sequence ATGAAACGCAAGTCCCTGTTTGCACTCTCGGCTGTCGCGATCGTCGCGGCCGCCGCCCTCGTGCCGGTCCTGTGGCCGGGCAACGACACGCTGCACGGCGCTGCCGCCGTCGCGGCCACGCCGGCCGACCAGGCCGCGCTGATCAAGAAAGGCGAGTACCTCGCGCGCGTCGGCGACTGTATCGCGTGCCACACCGTGCGCGGCGGCAAGTCGTTCGCGGGCGGCCTGCCGATGGCAACGCCGTTCGGCACGATGTACACGCCGAACATCACGCCGGACGACAAGGACGGCATCGGCAAGTGGACGTCCGACGACTTCTACCGCGCGATGCACACCGGTCGTTCGAAGGACGGCAGCCTGCTCTACCCGGGCTTCCCGTTCGCGAGCTACACGAAGGTCACGCGCGCGGATTCCGACGCGATCTACGCGTACCTGCGCTCGGTCGCGCCGGTGTCGGTGCCGAGCCGTCCGCATGAACTGAAGTTCCCGTTCAACAACCGCAACCTGCTGATCGGCTGGCGCACGCTGTTCTTCAAGGAAGGCGAGTACAAGCCGGATCCGACCAAGTCGGTCGAATGGAACCGCGGTGCGTACCTCGTCGAAGGTCTCGGCCATTGCTCGATGTGCCACACGTCGATCAACATGATGGGCGGCCCGGTGAGCTCGGCAGCCTTCGCTGGCGGCCTGATCCCGCTGCAGAACTGGTATGCGCCGTCGCTGACGAACGACAAGGAACTCGGCCTCGGCGACTGGCACGTGCAGGAGCTGTCCGACCTGCTGCAAGCCGGCGTGTCGAACAAGGGCGCGGTGTTCGGCCCGATGGCCGACGTCGTGCACAACAGCCTGCAGTACATGAGCGACGAAGATACGCGCGCGATGTCGACGTACCTGAAGTCGATCCCGCAGAAGGCTGAAGCGCCGAAGAACATGCAGTACGAGCCGTCGAAGCAGTTCGGCAACGCGCTGTTCGACCAGGGCAAGAAGATCTACGCGGACAACTGCGCGACCTGCCACGCCGAAACCGGCGCGGGCAAGCCGCCGGCCTATCCGCCGCTCGCGGGCAACCACTCGATCATGATGGAATCGGCGGTCAACCCGATCCGCATGGTGCTGAACGGTGGCTATCCGCCGAGCACGTTCAAGAATCCGCGTCCGTACGGGATGCCGCCGTTCGCACAGTCGCTGTCGAACCAGGAAGTTGCGGCGGTCGTCACGTATATCCGGATGTCGTGGGGCAACAACGGCACGCCGATCTCGCCGCAACAGGTGAGCGACCTGCGTTCCGCGCCGCTCGACTAA
- a CDS encoding DEAD/DEAH box helicase — protein sequence MSFESLGLAEPLVKAVNELGYTSPTPIQQQAIPAVLGGGDLLAGAQTGTGKTAGFTLPILQRLHTFYAEHRGAKRAVRALILTPTRELAAQVEESVRAYSKYLKLRSTVMFGGVSINPQIDALKRGVDIVVATPGRLLDHMQQKTIDLSDLDILVLDEADRMLDMGFIHDIKRVLAKLPPQRQNLLFSATFSDEIKALADNLLDSPALIEVARRNTTAESVAQKIHPVDRDRKRELLTHLIREHNWFQVLVFTRTKHGANRLAEQLTKDGISAMAIHGNKSQSARTRALAEFKNSTLQVLVATDIAARGIDIDQLPHVVNFDLPNVPEDYVHRIGRTGRAGATGEAVSLVCVDEKQLLRDIERLIKREIPQEVIAGFEPDPNAKPEPIQQRRGQQQPRGGGGGGNRQPRAGGSGQPAAKRDGAPKSSQPKAAQQKAAKPGNAGGNGPRPASGGGSGRAANGNAAHPNRNRSSRSGQRGH from the coding sequence ATGTCTTTCGAATCTCTCGGCCTGGCCGAACCGCTGGTCAAGGCGGTCAACGAGCTCGGCTACACGTCGCCGACCCCGATCCAGCAGCAGGCGATCCCTGCCGTCCTCGGCGGCGGCGACTTGCTCGCCGGCGCGCAGACGGGCACCGGCAAGACGGCAGGCTTCACGCTGCCGATCCTGCAACGCCTGCACACGTTCTACGCCGAGCATCGCGGCGCGAAGCGCGCGGTACGCGCGCTGATCCTCACGCCGACGCGCGAACTCGCCGCCCAGGTCGAGGAAAGCGTCCGTGCCTACAGCAAGTACCTGAAGCTGCGCTCGACCGTGATGTTCGGCGGCGTCAGCATCAATCCGCAGATCGACGCGCTCAAGCGCGGTGTCGACATCGTCGTCGCGACGCCGGGCCGCCTGCTCGATCACATGCAGCAGAAGACGATCGACCTGTCGGACCTCGACATCCTCGTGCTCGACGAAGCCGACCGGATGCTCGACATGGGCTTCATCCACGACATCAAGCGCGTGCTCGCGAAGCTGCCGCCGCAACGGCAGAACCTGCTGTTCTCGGCCACGTTCTCCGACGAGATCAAGGCGCTCGCCGACAACCTGCTCGACTCGCCCGCGCTGATCGAGGTCGCACGCCGCAACACGACCGCCGAGAGCGTCGCGCAGAAGATCCACCCGGTCGACCGCGACCGCAAGCGCGAGCTGCTCACGCACCTGATCCGCGAACACAACTGGTTCCAGGTGCTCGTGTTCACGCGCACGAAGCACGGCGCGAACCGGCTTGCCGAGCAGCTGACGAAGGACGGCATCAGCGCGATGGCGATCCACGGCAACAAGAGCCAGTCGGCCCGCACGCGCGCGCTGGCGGAGTTCAAGAACAGCACGCTGCAGGTGCTCGTCGCGACCGATATCGCCGCGCGCGGGATCGACATCGACCAGTTGCCGCACGTCGTCAACTTCGACCTGCCGAACGTGCCGGAAGACTACGTGCACCGGATCGGCCGCACGGGCCGCGCGGGCGCGACCGGCGAAGCCGTGTCGCTCGTGTGCGTCGACGAAAAGCAGCTGCTGCGCGACATCGAGCGGCTGATCAAGCGCGAGATTCCGCAGGAAGTGATCGCGGGCTTCGAACCCGATCCGAACGCGAAGCCGGAGCCGATCCAGCAGCGCCGCGGGCAACAGCAGCCGCGTGGCGGCGGCGGTGGCGGCAATCGCCAGCCGCGTGCGGGCGGCTCAGGCCAGCCGGCCGCGAAACGCGACGGCGCGCCGAAGTCGTCGCAGCCCAAGGCGGCACAGCAGAAAGCCGCGAAGCCGGGCAACGCGGGCGGCAACGGCCCGCGGCCGGCGAGCGGCGGCGGTAGCGGGCGGGCGGCCAACGGCAACGCCGCGCACCCGAACCGCAACCGTTCGTCGCGCAGCGGCCAGCGCGGTCACTGA